A DNA window from Acidimicrobiia bacterium contains the following coding sequences:
- a CDS encoding ABC transporter substrate-binding protein, translated as MEPIRIGWLGSALGGPGEWADKIHRMAFDEAIESGVLNRPVEFVIHPENGLPQGSAKNAIDGFLWLVEEGCIGVAGAYSSDNGMTVGPVANELEIPLVSWCGTERFHGDYCFRLGNGDCGGDAALMVGWLKRHGYTRIAVINEVSPNGEEYFRFFRQECRRHGLTICALETVSQTPDDLAANLANLQRSEPDALAYMGYGMLAAQGLMREALEKCDWDPPRIMTTAFMFYLMGFDKFEGWVGIDQYCPENPGVEPFVQRYRARYGEDVALWPNAIPLLAYDTARVLCEGLHRAPVLSGPGLKAGLENLRFVPSTTGGPRTHIAGAPHDHNLFKGDWLTYGRVENGKLRFEGLFEPLDD; from the coding sequence ATGGAGCCGATCAGGATCGGCTGGCTCGGATCGGCGCTCGGCGGCCCGGGGGAGTGGGCCGACAAGATCCACCGGATGGCCTTCGACGAGGCGATCGAGTCCGGCGTCCTCAACCGGCCGGTCGAGTTCGTGATCCATCCCGAGAACGGCCTGCCGCAGGGGTCGGCCAAGAACGCGATCGACGGGTTCCTGTGGCTCGTCGAGGAGGGCTGCATCGGCGTCGCGGGCGCGTACAGCTCCGACAACGGGATGACCGTCGGCCCGGTCGCGAACGAGCTCGAGATCCCGCTCGTCAGCTGGTGCGGGACCGAGCGCTTCCACGGTGACTACTGCTTCCGGCTCGGCAACGGTGACTGCGGCGGCGACGCCGCGCTCATGGTCGGCTGGCTCAAGCGCCACGGCTACACGCGCATCGCGGTGATCAACGAGGTGTCACCCAACGGCGAGGAGTACTTCCGCTTCTTCCGGCAGGAGTGCCGCCGCCACGGCCTGACGATCTGCGCGCTCGAGACCGTCAGCCAGACACCCGACGACCTCGCCGCGAACCTCGCGAACCTGCAACGCTCCGAGCCCGACGCGCTCGCGTACATGGGCTACGGGATGCTCGCCGCGCAAGGGCTGATGCGCGAGGCGCTCGAGAAGTGCGACTGGGACCCGCCGCGCATCATGACGACGGCGTTCATGTTCTACCTGATGGGCTTCGACAAGTTCGAGGGCTGGGTCGGCATCGACCAGTACTGCCCGGAGAACCCCGGCGTCGAGCCGTTCGTGCAGCGCTACCGCGCGCGCTACGGCGAGGACGTCGCGCTCTGGCCGAACGCGATCCCGCTGCTCGCCTACGACACCGCGCGCGTCCTGTGCGAAGGGCTGCACCGCGCGCCCGTGCTCAGCGGCCCGGGACTGAAGGCGGGCCTCGAGAACCTCCGGTTCGTCCCCTCGACGACGGGCGGGCCGCGCACGCACATCGCGGGCGCACCGCACGACCACAACCTGTTCAAGGGCGACTGGCTCACGTACGGCCGGGTCGAGAACGGGAAGCTCCGGTTCGAGGGGCTGTTCGAGCCGCTGGACGACTGA